The following are from one region of the Nitrospirota bacterium genome:
- the larE gene encoding ATP-dependent sacrificial sulfur transferase LarE: MIQKSNPDLADETKYSTLVSYLKSLKSVVLAYSGGVDSTFLLKALSDAQIPALAVTAKSPSMPVDDYNRCVSMTLEFKIPARTIETDEMKDERYVANTHERCFYCKSELFTKLRAVAEAEGYEYVIDGSNTDDLSDYRPGFKAKERFRIKSPLIEIGITKAEIRALSQRFGLSTWDMPSSPCLASRLPYGERVTEEALRMISEAEHVLKALGFGELRVRKHGDMARIELHEGDIERCTRTDIREKIVQELKSIGFLYVSCDLEGYVSGKLNRALKKAKL; this comes from the coding sequence ATGATTCAAAAGTCAAATCCCGATCTTGCAGATGAAACAAAATATTCAACTCTGGTTTCTTATCTAAAATCGTTAAAAAGTGTTGTGTTAGCTTACTCAGGCGGCGTTGACAGCACTTTCTTACTAAAAGCGCTCTCCGATGCCCAAATTCCTGCTCTTGCCGTGACAGCCAAATCCCCCTCAATGCCGGTTGATGATTATAACCGGTGTGTCAGTATGACTCTGGAGTTTAAAATACCGGCAAGGACAATTGAAACGGATGAGATGAAAGATGAGCGATATGTTGCCAATACGCATGAGAGGTGTTTTTACTGTAAGAGCGAGTTATTTACTAAATTAAGAGCTGTTGCTGAGGCAGAGGGCTATGAGTATGTGATAGATGGCTCTAACACTGATGATCTAAGCGATTACCGGCCTGGGTTTAAGGCAAAGGAGAGGTTCAGAATAAAGAGCCCCCTGATAGAAATTGGAATTACTAAGGCTGAAATCAGAGCATTGTCGCAGCGCTTTGGATTAAGCACATGGGATATGCCCTCATCGCCGTGTTTAGCCTCGCGGCTTCCTTACGGAGAACGTGTGACAGAAGAGGCACTCAGAATGATAAGTGAAGCGGAACATGTGTTAAAGGCGCTTGGCTTTGGTGAGCTTCGGGTGAGAAAACACGGTGATATGGCTCGTATCGAGTTACACGAGGGCGACATAGAAAGATGCACTCGTACCGATATAAGAGAGAAGATCGTACAGGAGTTAAAATCTATCGGTTTTCTCTATGTATCGTGTGATTTGGAGGGCTACGTAAGCGGCAAGTTAAACCGTGCGCTTAAGAAAGCGAAACTATGA
- a CDS encoding (Fe-S)-binding protein, with protein sequence MNDTEFIHNINLCVKCGGCKAECPTYFASSKEMESARGRMRLLKAFLGGELAPGKKLSEKIFSCLLCGDCSNRCPLNIDIQEVIYHARYLLKSYDKKRRFYRPLTKMLFKNTDFSVKLYKPFQKYFNKRMVADGLIPEDVEFCENQFKKTNIFLTKNKIGRVAVFSGCTAKHVYPELSYSLANVLNALNYEVVFPNTEVCCGAPFRALGLNDTAIKYAEKNYNTFSKLNVDAIVSLCPTCVVALKKHYKLLIGKEFDNVYDIATFLKEKLTGHITTKSGIDLDVSVHDSCHDRNELKTGEITRAILSGMGAKIIEPHKQTCCGFGGTFSLFYKDMSNVILKDTLKGLVQTGAKAFVTTCPNCIFQLSKLMKDKPIYHLIELVEEVLMKEQKKD encoded by the coding sequence ATGAATGATACTGAATTTATACATAACATAAACCTTTGTGTAAAGTGTGGCGGGTGTAAGGCAGAGTGTCCGACCTACTTTGCATCGTCAAAGGAGATGGAAAGCGCCCGTGGCAGGATGCGCTTACTTAAGGCGTTTCTAGGCGGAGAGCTTGCGCCCGGCAAAAAACTCAGTGAAAAGATCTTCAGCTGCCTGCTTTGTGGCGATTGCTCAAACCGCTGTCCGTTAAACATAGACATCCAGGAGGTGATTTATCATGCCCGATATCTGCTTAAGAGTTATGACAAAAAGAGGAGGTTTTATCGCCCGCTTACAAAGATGCTCTTTAAAAATACTGACTTCTCTGTAAAACTCTACAAACCGTTTCAAAAGTATTTTAATAAGCGGATGGTAGCGGACGGGTTGATACCAGAGGATGTGGAGTTTTGCGAAAATCAGTTTAAAAAGACCAATATTTTTTTAACGAAAAATAAAATCGGACGTGTCGCCGTGTTTTCCGGCTGTACGGCCAAGCATGTGTATCCGGAGCTTTCCTATTCGCTGGCAAACGTGCTTAACGCGTTAAACTATGAGGTGGTGTTTCCCAACACAGAGGTCTGCTGCGGTGCGCCGTTTAGAGCTCTTGGATTAAATGATACCGCTATAAAGTATGCAGAGAAAAATTACAACACTTTCAGCAAATTAAACGTAGATGCCATAGTGTCCCTGTGTCCAACCTGTGTGGTAGCACTAAAGAAACACTATAAGCTCCTCATAGGAAAAGAGTTTGACAATGTCTATGACATAGCAACTTTCTTGAAAGAAAAACTCACAGGCCATATTACAACAAAATCAGGGATTGACCTTGATGTCTCAGTCCATGACTCCTGCCATGACAGAAATGAGTTAAAAACAGGAGAGATTACAAGAGCAATCTTAAGCGGCATGGGGGCAAAGATAATCGAGCCGCACAAACAAACATGCTGCGGCTTTGGCGGCACATTTAGTTTATTCTACAAAGACATGTCAAACGTAATCCTGAAAGATACGTTAAAGGGACTGGTTCAAACCGGCGCTAAAGCTTTTGTAACAACTTGCCCAAACTGCATATTTCAACTGAGTAAACTAATGAAAGATAAACCCATATATCACCTTATCGAGCTCGTTGAAGAGGTTCTCATGAAAGAGCAAAAAAAGGATTAA
- a CDS encoding TIGR02757 family protein translates to MRLKELLDSYYNSFNFKERVLNDPIEFPSLYKTPADIEAAGLIAASFAYGKVTLFKPVIRQILEKMGGSPYEFLINFNVRTQGKLFSGISYRFNRNEDVLAFLFVLGEILKNYGSVKRLFLENFNGSIYDSINGFVQYAVSVNTEPVYGNNQKTNGFLQFFPDPAKGSACKRINMYLRWMVRNRDIDFGLWPEIPASALVIPLDTHISKVARCLGLTKRKTNDWRAAVEITQALSVFEPLDPLKYDFALCHHGISGNCKGVGDTECDKCSFKEFIK, encoded by the coding sequence ATGAGACTTAAGGAACTTTTAGATAGTTATTATAATTCTTTTAACTTTAAGGAAAGAGTCTTAAATGACCCCATAGAGTTTCCCTCTTTGTACAAAACCCCCGCTGACATAGAGGCCGCAGGGCTGATTGCCGCCTCTTTTGCCTATGGCAAAGTGACTCTGTTTAAGCCGGTAATACGACAAATCCTCGAAAAAATGGGTGGGAGCCCTTATGAGTTTCTCATAAATTTTAATGTTAGAACACAGGGTAAATTATTTTCAGGCATATCGTACAGATTTAACCGTAATGAGGATGTGTTGGCTTTTTTGTTTGTACTTGGTGAAATTCTAAAAAATTACGGCTCTGTAAAAAGACTTTTTTTAGAGAATTTTAATGGCAGCATCTATGATTCAATAAACGGCTTTGTACAATACGCTGTAAGCGTAAATACAGAACCGGTTTATGGTAATAACCAAAAAACAAATGGTTTTTTACAATTTTTCCCAGACCCGGCAAAAGGCAGCGCATGTAAGCGAATAAACATGTATCTGCGGTGGATGGTACGCAACAGAGACATAGACTTTGGACTTTGGCCTGAGATACCGGCCTCAGCTCTGGTAATTCCCCTTGATACACATATATCAAAGGTGGCACGCTGTCTGGGGCTTACAAAGCGAAAAACCAATGACTGGAGAGCTGCCGTTGAAATAACTCAGGCTCTTAGCGTCTTTGAACCCCTCGACCCGCTCAAGTATGATTTTGCACTTTGCCACCACGGCATATCAGGCAACTGTAAGGGTGTTGGCGATACTGAGTGCGATAAGTGCTCCTTTAAAGAGTTTATCAAATAA
- a CDS encoding deoxyhypusine synthase family protein, whose translation MKKSNIPDFTNVRRYHLSERKSKVCVSKAGTPYSPGGSFRDFLNTLPDILAAGDFNSAANAIVEARSNGASVVLGMGAHPIKVGLCPVIINLINEGLITAIATNGASVVHDFELAYMGYTSEDVLEQLNDGSFGMAYETGVFLNEAINKGVDEGNGIGYSIGKYINSEPSMKHSEKNSIFAACFRKQIPITVHVAIGTDIIHMHPEADGAKIGLGSMRDFRIFTSVVSGLTHGVFINLGSAVLIPEVFLKALTLARNTGSRVDNFTAINMDFIRHYRAHENVLKRPTANGGRAISLIGHHELMFPLLAAAVLEKKADYSAA comes from the coding sequence ATGAAGAAAAGCAACATTCCTGATTTTACAAATGTAAGGAGATATCACCTCTCTGAGAGAAAAAGCAAGGTTTGTGTTTCAAAAGCAGGAACCCCTTATAGTCCAGGAGGCAGTTTCAGGGATTTTCTGAACACCCTTCCTGATATTTTAGCGGCGGGAGACTTCAACTCTGCAGCTAACGCCATTGTAGAGGCAAGAAGTAATGGTGCCTCCGTAGTGCTTGGCATGGGAGCACATCCAATAAAAGTTGGACTGTGTCCGGTCATTATAAATCTGATAAATGAGGGGCTAATTACTGCTATTGCCACAAACGGCGCCTCGGTAGTTCATGACTTTGAGTTGGCCTACATGGGTTACACATCGGAGGATGTCTTAGAGCAGCTTAATGACGGGAGCTTTGGTATGGCTTATGAAACAGGAGTGTTTTTAAATGAGGCTATCAATAAAGGTGTTGATGAGGGAAACGGCATAGGGTACTCAATCGGAAAATACATAAACTCTGAACCCTCGATGAAGCACAGTGAGAAAAACAGCATTTTTGCCGCCTGCTTCCGTAAACAAATTCCAATAACCGTCCATGTTGCCATAGGAACTGACATAATCCACATGCACCCGGAGGCTGACGGAGCTAAAATCGGGCTGGGAAGCATGAGAGATTTTCGAATTTTCACTAGTGTCGTTTCCGGGCTAACTCACGGAGTGTTTATAAATCTTGGCTCTGCCGTACTAATCCCTGAGGTGTTTTTAAAGGCTCTGACACTTGCAAGAAACACCGGCAGCCGTGTTGACAACTTTACGGCCATAAATATGGATTTCATCCGGCACTATAGAGCCCATGAAAATGTACTTAAAAGACCAACCGCAAATGGCGGCAGAGCAATAAGCCTCATAGGGCACCATGAGCTGATGTTTCCGCTTTTAGCGGCGGCGGTGCTTGAGAAAAAAGCGGATTATTCAGCCGCATAG
- a CDS encoding acetylornithine transaminase, producing the protein MEIKKMLDESSQYVMETYKRFPVVFSKGREMRLWSVDGKEYLDFLAGIAVNVLGHCHPKIVVAIQKQAQRLIHVSNFYHNDVQIKLARLLIKHSFADRVFFCNSGAEANEAAIKLSRKYAKAHHGEHCVNIITALNSFHGRTLATITATGQPKFQKGFEPLVPGFKYVPFNDFEAIEDAVDKNTCAVMIELIQGEGGVIVASEDYLKKLRALCTEKGVLLIFDEVQTGMGRTGTLFAYEHYKIEPDIITLAKGLGGGVPIGACMARDDVAKAFEYGSHASTFGGNPLSCAAAVATLETLLEDSIMLTECKRLGDHLQNSLLNLKDKFPNIIMDVRGRGLLLGMELTRECSQVVQACFERGILINCTAGNTLRFCPPLIVKEEDINKLIDVLNEVLARLS; encoded by the coding sequence ATGGAAATAAAAAAAATGTTGGATGAATCATCTCAGTATGTGATGGAAACCTATAAGCGCTTTCCGGTGGTGTTTTCTAAGGGCAGGGAAATGCGCCTGTGGAGTGTTGACGGGAAAGAGTACCTGGACTTTCTTGCAGGTATTGCCGTTAATGTCTTAGGGCATTGTCATCCTAAAATTGTAGTAGCTATCCAAAAGCAGGCACAGAGGCTGATTCACGTCTCAAATTTCTATCACAACGACGTTCAAATTAAACTTGCCCGGCTTTTGATAAAACACTCGTTTGCCGACCGTGTGTTTTTTTGTAACTCCGGGGCAGAGGCAAATGAGGCTGCTATTAAGCTTTCCAGAAAGTACGCCAAGGCACACCACGGTGAGCACTGTGTAAACATTATAACAGCTCTGAATTCCTTTCACGGGAGAACTCTTGCCACAATAACAGCTACAGGGCAGCCTAAATTTCAAAAGGGATTTGAACCACTTGTGCCAGGCTTTAAGTACGTGCCGTTTAACGATTTTGAAGCTATCGAGGATGCCGTTGATAAAAACACTTGTGCCGTTATGATTGAACTGATTCAAGGCGAGGGCGGTGTGATTGTGGCCAGTGAGGACTATTTAAAAAAGCTGAGGGCTCTGTGTACTGAAAAAGGGGTTCTTCTGATTTTTGATGAGGTTCAAACCGGCATGGGACGCACCGGCACACTGTTTGCCTACGAACACTACAAGATTGAACCAGACATCATAACACTAGCCAAGGGGTTAGGAGGCGGGGTTCCCATAGGAGCCTGCATGGCGCGTGATGATGTTGCCAAAGCCTTTGAGTACGGTTCTCATGCCTCTACTTTTGGCGGTAACCCGCTGTCCTGTGCCGCAGCCGTTGCAACCCTTGAGACACTCCTTGAAGACAGCATTATGCTCACTGAGTGTAAACGTCTCGGAGACCATCTGCAAAATTCTCTCTTAAACTTGAAAGACAAGTTCCCTAACATAATAATGGATGTACGAGGACGGGGGCTACTGCTTGGAATGGAACTGACCCGTGAGTGCAGTCAGGTCGTACAGGCGTGTTTTGAAAGAGGAATACTGATTAATTGCACAGCTGGTAATACGCTGCGCTTCTGTCCACCTTTGATTGTAAAAGAAGAGGACATTAACAAACTCATAGATGTACTCAATGAGGTTTTGGCGAGGTTATCGTGA
- the argF gene encoding ornithine carbamoyltransferase, protein MKRDFLTFWELSKNEVESILERAACFKAGNTGNKSSLSGKSIGLFFEKSSTRTRVSFEVGIYQLGGQPVYIRSGDSQVGRGESISDTARVLSRYFDGLIVRTYAQVRLEEFAKYSTAPVINGLSDTHHPCQVLADLLTIKERKGKLQGIKLTYLGDSNNVTNSLIEASLRMGIVLSIASPAGFEPKPAMMKKLHDLDYQGIKIYNDPVEAVKQADVVYTDVWISMGDEETGQQKKKDALKPFQINDALLKHANPDVTVLHCLPAHRGEEITDSVIDGPMSAVFDQAENRLHTQKALLEMLIG, encoded by the coding sequence GTGAAAAGAGATTTTTTGACCTTTTGGGAACTATCGAAAAATGAAGTTGAAAGCATACTTGAGCGTGCTGCATGTTTTAAAGCAGGAAATACCGGCAATAAGAGCTCCCTCAGCGGCAAAAGCATAGGACTGTTCTTTGAAAAATCATCAACACGTACACGGGTTTCTTTTGAGGTGGGGATATATCAACTCGGAGGGCAGCCTGTTTACATACGCAGCGGTGACAGCCAGGTGGGGCGCGGCGAATCAATCAGCGACACGGCGCGGGTGCTCTCCCGCTACTTTGACGGACTAATTGTACGCACATACGCTCAGGTACGGCTTGAGGAATTTGCAAAGTATAGCACGGCGCCTGTAATAAATGGTTTGAGTGACACACATCATCCCTGTCAGGTGCTGGCCGATTTGCTTACCATAAAGGAAAGAAAAGGTAAGTTGCAGGGCATTAAATTAACATACCTTGGAGATAGCAATAATGTTACAAATTCGCTGATTGAGGCCTCACTACGAATGGGAATTGTGCTGTCCATAGCATCCCCGGCCGGGTTTGAGCCTAAGCCTGCTATGATGAAAAAACTCCATGACTTAGACTATCAGGGAATAAAGATATACAACGACCCTGTTGAGGCTGTAAAACAAGCCGACGTGGTTTATACCGACGTGTGGATAAGCATGGGGGATGAAGAGACAGGTCAACAAAAAAAGAAGGACGCCTTAAAACCGTTTCAGATTAACGATGCCCTTTTAAAACATGCAAACCCTGATGTCACAGTGCTGCACTGTTTGCCAGCCCACAGAGGGGAGGAAATAACCGACAGTGTCATAGACGGCCCGATGAGTGCCGTGTTTGACCAGGCTGAAAACAGGCTGCACACACAGAAGG